A portion of the Psilocybe cubensis strain MGC-MH-2018 chromosome 10, whole genome shotgun sequence genome contains these proteins:
- a CDS encoding Epoxide hydrolase ascI, translated as MFGSTALLAAVLAGLALSSIYFIIILQFQNGTMRILDIYTTHNPAILPPGPAGESIALRHIYTNIWPLDALINRLTPFFWTLVTGVLPELSLFGVYMAGQLVASETLLLLEGARRGNKGRVVSYSTLWGLAWQNLPWGFVQPVYNLVHVLGARYSEDPTPMTITGTTDAIGSIPGAVVVGYILPSVIMCIPSPQYLSHDTHQALVFAWQLFPLWIWAAHTFITQLTPRSTWSNPIKALRNTYTFALLVACLSHLSIVALVLALIYGPADVQKHLRDTLPPSFLPSNPALVFTLFKPFGKAQVSELAVGVLSLLQYDTVFAGFSALLWATHLLCSRRKNNDVLNVVLGGGILILLFGPCGAALATVWKRDEEVFAEAARARKGKKDY; from the coding sequence ATGTTTGGCTCAACAGCACTACTGGCCGCGGTCCTTGCTGGTCTTGCCCTTTCATCCATCtatttcatcatcatcctccagTTCCAGAATGGCACCATGCGCATTCTTGACATTTATACCACTCACAACCCTGCTATACTCCCACCAGGCCCAGCTGGAGAATCTATAGCCCTTCGACATATTTACACAAACATATGGCCACTTGATGCTCTGATCAACCGCCTGACACCGTTCTTCTGGACACTCGTCACCGGGGTGTTGCCTGAACTGTCGTTGTTCGGGGTGTACATGGCTGGACAGCTCGTCGCATCCGAAACCCTACTTCTTCTCGAGGGCGCTCGGAGAGGGAATAAAGGACGGGTCGTATCATACTCAACACTGTGGGGCCTTGCGTGGCAGAACCTTCCGTGGGGATTCGTGCAGCCGGTATACAACCTCGTGCATGTTCTGGGAGCACGTTATTCGGAGGACCCGACGCCGATGACCATTACAGGCACCACGGACGCGATAGGGAGTATCCCAGGAGCAGTCGTCGTGGGGTACATTCTACCTTCTGTGATTATGTGCATCCCATCACCACAGTACCTCTCACACGACACCCACCAGGCGCTCGTTTTTGCATGGCAGCTGTTCCCGCTCTGGATCTGGGCAGCACATACATTCATCACCCAACTCACCCCCAGAAGCACCTGGAGCAACCCTATCAAAGCACTAAGGAACACATACACATTTGCATTGCTTGTCGCGTGCCTTTCACACCTCTCCATCGTTGCTCTCGTCCTAGCGTTGATTTATGGCCCAGCGGATGTACAGAAGCACCTCCGCGATACACTCCCTCCATCGTTTCTTCCATCCAATCCTGCACTAGTTTTCACGTTGTTCAAACCATTTGGCAAGGCCCAGGTGAGCGAATTGGCGGTTGGGGTGCTGAGTTTACTGCAGTACGATACGGTTTTTGCCGGATTCAGTGCGTTGCTGTGGGCGACGCATCTGCTTTGCTCCCGGAGGAAAAACAATGATGTGTTGAATGTCGTATTGGGAGGAGGGATCTTGATTCTGTTGTTTGGACCCTGTGGAGCTGCACTGGCTACCGTGTGGAAGAGGGATGAGGAGGTGTTTGCGGAGGCTGCGAGGGctaggaaaggaaagaaagattacTAG